In one Chitinophaga sancti genomic region, the following are encoded:
- a CDS encoding DUF6515 family protein, with product MKTRLYLLLTLIALVSVATMDSAYAQRGHGGGRVSFGGGGRVAFSGGGRVAFGGGGGRIAVGVGTRIGGPRFYAGGGYYRSPYHYYPRPYYRPYRYYGMPIGFVVNVLPYGFLSFNTTWGPYYYADGYFYQPYASEGTTHEQYKVVDPPIGVVIPVLPNGVNTVVIDGNTYYEKNGTYYQEILQDKQVKYVVVGKNGQLDTGKAQDEQPAPAPDPEVLEQLPNGSRGVEINGQQLYVSPDGMYYQEVTNTDNSRGYKLVGKMSADY from the coding sequence ATGAAGACCAGGTTATACCTGTTGCTTACCCTTATAGCCCTGGTAAGTGTGGCAACAATGGATAGTGCATATGCACAAAGAGGACATGGCGGTGGCCGTGTATCATTTGGAGGTGGTGGCCGCGTGGCTTTTAGTGGTGGTGGTCGTGTAGCGTTTGGCGGCGGTGGGGGCAGAATTGCTGTTGGTGTAGGTACCAGGATTGGCGGTCCCCGCTTTTATGCAGGTGGTGGTTATTACCGCTCTCCTTATCATTATTATCCCCGTCCATATTATCGCCCATATCGTTATTACGGTATGCCTATTGGTTTCGTGGTGAATGTACTGCCTTATGGCTTCCTTTCTTTTAACACTACATGGGGGCCTTATTACTACGCTGATGGATACTTCTATCAGCCATATGCAAGTGAAGGTACAACGCATGAACAATACAAGGTAGTAGATCCTCCAATAGGAGTGGTGATACCTGTTTTACCCAATGGGGTAAATACCGTGGTGATTGACGGGAATACTTACTACGAAAAAAACGGTACTTACTACCAGGAGATTCTACAGGATAAACAAGTAAAATATGTGGTAGTTGGTAAAAACGGACAATTGGATACGGGTAAAGCACAGGACGAACAACCGGCACCGGCACCTGATCCGGAAGTGCTCGAACAACTACCAAATGGTAGCAGAGGAGTAGAGATTAATGGTCAGCAATTATACGTTTCTCCCGATGGTATGTATTACCAGGAAGTCACTAACACAGACAATTCCAGAGGATATAAGCTCGTTGGAAAAATGTCTGCAGATTACTAA
- a CDS encoding GIY-YIG nuclease family protein, with protein sequence MEQVLIGKCVYIINTGKNLYKIGKTHDLQKRLSSYHTHLPVMFRVIRQYPAANMDDLEECLHVIFQHKRVKGEWFELQPSDLIICDNVARNYALSRIHKQAKQYGQIRYSEDPLLQVMEANEKYLQDYSRVAQDIDLGLSTDEVFELHEGTVPKAVIETVRRLLKYRTPNSAFLSKWLPVVNELSKGSTEIAILNKYKGQISRNTIQMIKRILRNQLF encoded by the coding sequence ATGGAACAAGTCCTCATTGGTAAGTGTGTTTATATAATCAATACAGGGAAAAACCTTTACAAGATTGGGAAAACCCATGACCTGCAAAAAAGGCTTTCTTCCTATCATACTCACCTGCCCGTTATGTTCCGTGTAATCCGCCAATATCCTGCTGCTAATATGGATGACCTTGAAGAATGTCTGCATGTTATTTTTCAGCATAAAAGGGTAAAAGGTGAATGGTTCGAACTCCAGCCCTCCGACCTCATTATTTGTGACAATGTAGCCCGCAATTACGCACTTAGCCGTATACATAAACAAGCCAAACAATATGGACAGATCCGCTACAGCGAAGATCCCTTATTGCAGGTAATGGAAGCCAACGAAAAATACCTGCAGGATTATAGCCGTGTAGCACAGGACATTGATCTGGGCCTGAGTACGGACGAAGTATTTGAACTCCACGAAGGCACTGTACCTAAAGCGGTTATAGAAACAGTACGCCGCCTGCTGAAATATCGTACCCCCAATTCGGCATTCCTGAGCAAATGGTTGCCGGTTGTTAACGAACTGAGCAAGGGTAGCACGGAAATTGCTATACTTAATAAGTATAAGGGACAAATAAGCCGCAACACGATCCAGATGATCAAAAGGATCCTGCGCAATCAGCTGTTTTAA
- a CDS encoding aldo/keto reductase produces MKYNTLGKSDLQISEIAFGCMSLGENALENTFLVHRALEKGINFFDTADLYNHGDNEVQLGLALKGKRDKAVIATKVGNQWKADKSSWDWNPSKEYILRSVDESLRRLGTDYIDLYQLHGGMMEDPIDETIAAFEQLQQAGKIRYYGISSIRPNVIREYIKRSNIVSVMMQYSLLDRRPEESCLELLKSNNIGVLARGGVAKGLLAGKHPESYLNYDAAAVAKAALAIANISGKGRTLAQTALRFVLHQPAIAAAVVGIRTQNQLEEAAGVFTSAALTPQEINALQQAIQPSFYDQHR; encoded by the coding sequence ATGAAATATAACACCCTGGGTAAATCGGACCTTCAGATCAGCGAAATCGCGTTTGGATGCATGTCGCTGGGAGAGAACGCCTTAGAGAACACTTTCCTGGTGCACCGTGCGCTGGAAAAGGGGATCAACTTCTTTGACACCGCAGATCTCTATAACCATGGGGATAATGAAGTTCAACTGGGCCTGGCGCTGAAAGGGAAACGGGATAAGGCCGTGATTGCTACCAAGGTGGGTAACCAGTGGAAAGCGGATAAAAGCAGCTGGGATTGGAATCCGTCCAAAGAATACATCCTCAGGTCAGTAGATGAGAGCCTGCGTCGCCTGGGTACAGACTACATTGACCTGTACCAGCTGCATGGCGGCATGATGGAAGACCCTATTGATGAGACCATTGCGGCTTTTGAGCAATTACAGCAGGCAGGGAAGATCCGTTATTACGGTATTTCTTCTATTCGCCCGAACGTGATCAGGGAATATATCAAACGGTCCAACATCGTGAGCGTAATGATGCAATACAGCCTGCTGGACCGCAGACCGGAAGAGAGTTGCCTGGAATTATTAAAATCAAATAATATCGGGGTCTTAGCCAGGGGAGGAGTTGCCAAAGGACTGCTGGCCGGCAAGCACCCGGAGTCTTACCTGAATTACGATGCGGCCGCTGTGGCAAAAGCAGCACTGGCCATAGCAAATATTTCCGGGAAGGGTCGTACACTGGCCCAGACCGCCCTGCGCTTTGTACTGCACCAGCCGGCTATTGCCGCGGCTGTAGTGGGTATCAGAACCCAGAATCAGCTGGAAGAAGCGGCTGGTGTGTTCACCTCCGCAGCATTGACACCACAGGAGATCAATGCATTGCAACAGGCCATCCAACCCAGTTTCTACGATCAGCACAGGTAA
- a CDS encoding S41 family peptidase produces the protein MNKRFTLAVLITGTMCAGFFSACKKESKAGSTTTTTTGTATSDEDSLKYLMYNTMQVSYVDGGRSTTTSLPTYYWYSNVPTLNPLSSTYANADSLLERMKAYAVGSGSTVLDRYSFLDRTGSLSSSLQDGVSGSLKKVAATSGDYGMEVTYVYADATRTTTYLYVLYVDKNSPAGQAGLQRGDRITAINGDTNISYDGSSGSNYTKVLNALYYSTSVTLKVIKSGTSSTSASYDLATATYNINPVLFDTTYTINGAKVGYFVFYTFTSTYTSKGVASPTKTALDALFAKFKAAGITNLIVDLRYNGGGSVTTAEYLDSAIAPASAAGKTMYYYLYNDKLTANLDRVGLEASVNFPSATGGLALDHVFFITSGNTASASEMTLNNLKPYMNVQLVGTTTYGKPCGFITFTLSDYDSTGKEQYLADLYAINFATENAGHTGGYYSGISPTDSAADYISAPWGSLTKDENLYDINYYLTNGVYPTKTSARLAAGGNAGMLRMSATPMNTKKFSGMVDYRLGKKLK, from the coding sequence ATGAATAAAAGATTTACGCTGGCCGTACTGATCACAGGAACAATGTGCGCAGGATTTTTTTCTGCCTGTAAAAAAGAAAGTAAAGCCGGGAGCACAACTACCACGACTACCGGCACCGCCACCTCCGACGAGGATTCATTAAAATACCTGATGTATAATACCATGCAGGTGAGCTATGTAGATGGTGGCAGAAGCACGACTACCAGTCTGCCTACCTATTATTGGTATTCCAATGTACCTACCCTGAACCCGCTGAGCAGTACTTATGCCAATGCCGATTCCCTGCTGGAAAGGATGAAAGCATATGCTGTAGGCAGTGGTTCTACTGTACTGGACAGGTATAGTTTCCTGGACAGAACAGGGTCTTTATCATCTTCCCTGCAGGATGGGGTGTCCGGATCACTGAAAAAAGTAGCCGCGACTTCTGGTGATTATGGGATGGAAGTGACTTATGTATACGCTGATGCTACCAGGACGACCACCTACCTGTACGTACTCTATGTGGATAAGAACTCCCCTGCGGGTCAGGCCGGGTTACAGCGGGGCGACAGGATCACGGCGATCAATGGCGATACTAATATTTCCTATGACGGAAGTTCCGGCAGCAATTATACCAAGGTGCTGAATGCCCTGTATTATTCTACATCAGTGACCCTGAAGGTGATCAAATCAGGTACAAGTTCTACTTCGGCCTCTTATGATCTGGCTACGGCTACTTATAATATCAATCCTGTACTCTTTGATACGACTTATACCATCAATGGGGCTAAAGTGGGTTATTTTGTGTTCTACACTTTCACCAGCACTTATACCAGCAAAGGGGTGGCTTCACCTACCAAGACAGCACTGGATGCCCTCTTTGCCAAATTTAAGGCGGCGGGTATCACGAACCTGATCGTGGACCTTCGGTATAATGGAGGTGGTTCCGTAACGACGGCAGAATACCTGGACAGTGCCATTGCACCGGCCAGCGCTGCAGGCAAGACCATGTATTATTACCTGTACAATGATAAGCTGACGGCTAACCTGGACCGGGTAGGGCTCGAAGCAAGTGTGAACTTCCCGTCTGCTACGGGTGGACTGGCACTGGATCATGTGTTCTTCATTACATCCGGCAATACAGCATCTGCCAGTGAGATGACACTCAACAACCTGAAACCGTATATGAATGTGCAACTGGTAGGCACGACCACTTATGGTAAACCTTGTGGTTTTATCACCTTTACCCTATCTGACTATGATAGTACCGGTAAAGAGCAATACCTGGCTGATTTGTATGCGATTAACTTCGCTACTGAAAATGCGGGCCATACAGGCGGGTATTATTCAGGGATTTCTCCGACTGATTCTGCGGCGGATTATATCAGTGCGCCATGGGGTAGTTTAACAAAGGACGAGAACCTGTATGACATTAATTATTACCTGACGAATGGAGTGTATCCTACGAAAACGAGTGCGAGACTTGCCGCGGGTGGTAATGCGGGGATGCTGCGGATGTCAGCTACGCCAATGAATACAAAGAAATTTAGTGGGATGGTGGATTACAGGTTAGGGAAGAAATTGAAATAA
- a CDS encoding GH92 family glycosyl hydrolase, whose translation MKKLIIPALLLASCFAKAQTVNSVSDPVEWVNPLMGTDSKGSLSTGNTYPAIACPWGMNFWMPQTGKMGDGWAYTYHSDKLRGFKQTHQPSPWINDYGQFAIMPVTKSVKFKEDDRASWFSHKAEVAKPYYYSVYLADHNVTTEITPTERAAAIRFTYGKEDSAFVVIDALDKGSYIKVLPAEHKIVGYTTKNSGGVPANFKNYFVLTFDKPFTYVATFKNGNLTKGVEEAKDNHVGAVIGFATVKGEQVNVKVASSFISPEQAQLNLNQEIGSSTFEAIRDKAKAAWNTEMSRIKVEGGTSDQTRTFYSCLYRSMLFPRKFYEYDAKGAVVHYSPYNGQVLPGYMFTDNGFWDTFRAQFPFFNMMYPSMNAHIMEGMVNAYKESGWLPEWASPGHRGCMIGSNSASLIADAYLKGVRGFDINTAYEAIIKNSNNEGPLESVGRRGVKYYNKLGYVPYDVKINENTARTLEYCYDDWTIWKLAVALNRPKAEIERFAKQARNYRNVFDAESKLMRGKNENGKFQTPFNPTKWGDAFTEGNSWHYSWSVFHDVQGLINLMGGKETFVKMLDSVFSMPPVFDDSYYGSTIHEIREMQIMNFGQYAHGNQPIQHMIYLYNYAGTPWKSQYWLREVMNRLYSATPDGYCGDEDNGQTSAWYVFSALGFYPVTPGAPQYVVGAPLFKKATVKLENGKEIVINAPRNSDENRYIRSATFNGENLTNNWLDYNALMKGATIDFDMDATPNKSRGISDKDVPYSMTQEVK comes from the coding sequence ATGAAAAAACTCATCATTCCGGCCCTTTTGCTGGCATCCTGTTTTGCAAAGGCCCAGACTGTGAACAGCGTCTCCGACCCGGTGGAATGGGTCAATCCACTTATGGGAACCGATTCAAAGGGTTCCTTGTCCACTGGTAATACCTATCCGGCTATTGCCTGCCCATGGGGTATGAATTTCTGGATGCCGCAGACCGGCAAAATGGGCGACGGATGGGCGTACACCTATCATTCGGACAAACTGCGTGGTTTCAAACAAACCCACCAGCCCAGCCCATGGATCAACGATTACGGCCAGTTTGCCATCATGCCGGTGACAAAATCCGTTAAATTCAAGGAAGATGACAGAGCCAGCTGGTTTTCGCACAAAGCGGAAGTAGCCAAGCCTTATTATTATAGTGTATACCTGGCGGATCACAACGTGACCACAGAAATCACTCCGACTGAGAGAGCTGCCGCTATCCGTTTTACCTATGGTAAGGAAGACAGTGCTTTCGTAGTGATCGATGCGCTGGACAAAGGTTCTTACATTAAGGTATTGCCTGCAGAGCACAAGATCGTTGGTTATACTACCAAGAACAGTGGCGGTGTACCGGCTAATTTCAAAAACTACTTCGTCCTCACCTTCGACAAGCCTTTCACTTATGTCGCTACCTTCAAAAATGGTAACCTGACCAAAGGTGTTGAAGAAGCAAAGGATAACCACGTAGGTGCCGTAATCGGCTTCGCTACCGTAAAAGGTGAGCAGGTAAACGTGAAAGTGGCTTCTTCCTTCATCAGCCCTGAACAGGCGCAGTTGAACCTGAACCAGGAAATTGGCAGCAGCACTTTCGAGGCGATCAGAGACAAGGCAAAAGCCGCCTGGAATACAGAAATGAGCCGTATCAAGGTAGAAGGTGGTACATCTGACCAGACCCGTACTTTCTATTCCTGCCTGTACCGCTCCATGCTGTTCCCGCGTAAATTCTATGAATACGACGCAAAAGGTGCAGTGGTGCACTACAGCCCTTATAATGGCCAGGTACTGCCAGGCTATATGTTCACCGACAATGGTTTCTGGGATACTTTCCGTGCCCAGTTCCCCTTCTTTAACATGATGTATCCTTCTATGAACGCCCACATCATGGAAGGTATGGTGAACGCTTACAAGGAAAGTGGCTGGTTGCCTGAATGGGCGAGCCCTGGTCACCGCGGTTGTATGATCGGTTCCAACTCTGCTTCCCTGATTGCAGATGCTTACCTGAAAGGAGTAAGAGGTTTCGACATCAATACTGCCTACGAAGCGATCATCAAGAACTCCAACAATGAAGGTCCGCTGGAATCGGTAGGACGCAGAGGGGTGAAATACTACAATAAACTGGGTTATGTGCCTTATGATGTAAAAATCAATGAGAACACTGCCCGTACACTGGAATACTGTTATGATGACTGGACTATCTGGAAACTGGCAGTAGCCCTGAACCGTCCAAAGGCGGAAATCGAGCGTTTTGCAAAGCAGGCACGTAACTACCGCAATGTATTTGATGCTGAAAGCAAATTAATGCGTGGTAAGAATGAGAATGGTAAATTCCAGACTCCTTTCAACCCTACCAAATGGGGAGATGCATTCACCGAGGGTAACAGCTGGCACTATAGCTGGTCTGTATTCCACGACGTACAGGGCCTGATCAACCTGATGGGTGGTAAGGAAACCTTTGTAAAGATGCTGGATTCCGTATTCTCTATGCCTCCGGTATTCGACGATAGCTACTATGGTAGCACCATTCATGAAATCCGCGAAATGCAGATCATGAACTTTGGTCAGTATGCACACGGTAACCAGCCTATCCAGCACATGATTTACCTGTATAACTATGCAGGTACCCCATGGAAATCCCAGTACTGGCTCAGGGAGGTGATGAACCGCCTGTACTCAGCTACCCCTGATGGTTACTGCGGTGATGAGGATAATGGTCAGACTTCTGCCTGGTATGTATTCAGTGCACTGGGCTTCTACCCGGTTACACCTGGTGCGCCACAGTATGTAGTAGGTGCGCCGCTGTTTAAGAAAGCAACTGTAAAACTGGAAAATGGTAAGGAGATCGTGATCAACGCGCCAAGGAACAGTGATGAAAACCGTTATATCAGGTCCGCTACCTTCAATGGTGAGAACCTGACTAATAACTGGCTGGATTACAATGCTTTGATGAAAGGTGCAACTATCGACTTCGATATGGATGCTACTCCCAATAAGAGCAGGGGCATCTCTGATAAGGATGTGCCTTATTCTATGACCCAGGAAGTTAAATAA
- a CDS encoding N-acetylmuramoyl-L-alanine amidase produces the protein MKQVRLLLCLALPAILFSCAHAPYSTTNKVYRKQATSYARTLRAEPGGQWIGTTNFNMRKPNYVIIHHTAQGTCDSTFRTFTLTRTNVSAHYVICKDGTVVQMLNDYLRAWHAGLSKWGNVTDMNSCSIGIELDNNGYMPFQPRQINSLMVLLDTLKHRYNIPAANFIGHGDIAPARKNDPNRYFPWQQLAEKGFGLWYDTTHVTLPADFNTKQALRLFGYDVKDTSAAIIAFKRHFVPADSLTGIKLDEGEKKILYNLMQKSE, from the coding sequence ATGAAACAGGTCAGACTATTACTCTGCTTAGCCCTACCGGCTATCTTATTCAGCTGCGCACATGCCCCCTACAGTACTACCAATAAGGTGTACCGCAAGCAGGCTACATCTTATGCCCGTACCCTGCGCGCAGAACCTGGCGGGCAATGGATTGGTACTACCAATTTCAACATGCGTAAGCCCAATTACGTGATCATTCACCATACAGCCCAGGGCACCTGCGACAGTACCTTCAGAACTTTTACCCTGACCCGTACCAATGTAAGCGCCCACTATGTGATCTGTAAAGATGGTACCGTGGTACAAATGCTCAACGATTACCTCCGGGCATGGCATGCCGGCCTGTCTAAATGGGGCAATGTGACGGATATGAACTCCTGTTCCATTGGTATTGAACTGGATAACAATGGATATATGCCCTTTCAGCCCCGGCAGATCAATAGCCTGATGGTTTTACTGGACACCCTGAAACACCGGTATAATATTCCTGCGGCGAACTTTATCGGCCATGGCGATATTGCTCCTGCCCGCAAAAATGACCCCAACCGGTATTTCCCCTGGCAGCAACTGGCCGAAAAAGGCTTTGGCCTCTGGTACGATACCACCCATGTGACCCTGCCGGCAGATTTCAATACAAAACAGGCACTGCGCCTCTTTGGCTATGATGTAAAGGATACCAGCGCCGCAATTATTGCATTTAAAAGGCATTTTGTTCCGGCAGACTCATTAACCGGCATTAAACTGGATGAAGGAGAGAAGAAGATCCTCTATAATCTCATGCAAAAAAGTGAATAA
- a CDS encoding SusC/RagA family TonB-linked outer membrane protein yields MHNQLLKIAGMILALLLTFQWGQAQDTRITGVVTSRTDATPIPGAIVTVKGSSHGTQTDADGKYSITVSPKDTLRISFIGFATVEQVVGAGHTLNVALENNESKLQEVVVTALGISREKRSLGYAVQELKTKDIAEARESNVVNALTGKIAGVTVTSSQGSMGSSRIVVRGESSIGGYNQPLFIVDGIPLDNRQLGVGTGRDFANAIADLNSDDIESLNVLKGPNAAALYGSRASAGVLVIKTKTGKGIKGYGVTLNSSATFDNLLVLPKYQNSYGQGSAGQFSYVDGKGGGINDGDDESWGPKMDGRLIPQFFSNGVAVPFVAHPDNVKDFYQTGYTLNNGVSVSGSNEKVDYRFSFNNTKQTGIMPNTGITRNSFAVNTTFHLTDKLTLSTYANYVKAGADNLPGIDGKRANSVPLQFTWFGRQVDTRLLRNYKNADGTDFNWNHSYYSNPYWIQYENTVGQARNRFFGNARLSYAVTDWLSANFRIGTDTYNDKRKYKIAYYTNGTPYGSYTEDSYVVTETNGEFTLNANKKLNSNFTIDGLVGGNIRTNQYENNYQQAPRLAVKDVYTLNNSRDALISTNVLTRLKVYSGFASATLSYKNWAFLNATARNDWSSTLSSGNNSYFYPSVNASVVLTDALHIQSKVLTNLKVRGGWAMVGKDTDPYQLINTYPFSQPFGSAPMLTVSDIYLVKNLKPEITHATEIGVEAGFLKDRIHADVTYYSSTGYNQILPADVSASTGELKKILNTGEINNHGVEVMLGGTPITTPSGFRWDVNINYAKNISKVIALDEEGFLNNYVLGTSGNMQVLATKGQRYGALYGKAYQRNEKGEIVVANGAPVVAADKKILGYYTPKWTGSINNNFSFKGFSLGFLIDTRQGGQIWSGTNYTGNYTGVLAQTMPGRDEEHGGIPYYYAASDPKTAVRLENHNAAAPNGETVHHDGLIFDGVTADGKKNETILGAESYYKAVYNSSLNESSVYSASFIKLREVRVGYALPATLTHRWGLQGVNLTVTARNLFYIDKKVPNIDPETAFNTGNGQGLETLQIPTTRSIGVNLKVSF; encoded by the coding sequence ATGCACAACCAACTACTCAAAATCGCCGGTATGATACTGGCTCTCCTCCTCACATTTCAATGGGGGCAGGCGCAGGATACCCGGATTACAGGGGTGGTCACATCCCGTACTGATGCTACACCTATTCCCGGTGCTATTGTCACTGTAAAAGGCAGCAGCCATGGTACACAAACTGATGCGGACGGTAAGTATTCGATCACCGTATCACCAAAAGATACGCTCCGCATCTCCTTTATTGGTTTCGCTACTGTTGAGCAGGTCGTTGGCGCCGGCCATACCCTGAACGTGGCCCTGGAAAATAATGAAAGCAAACTCCAGGAAGTAGTGGTAACAGCCCTCGGCATCAGCCGTGAAAAGCGTTCCCTGGGTTATGCCGTACAGGAACTAAAAACCAAAGATATTGCCGAAGCCCGCGAGTCAAACGTGGTGAACGCACTGACTGGCAAGATTGCCGGTGTAACCGTAACGAGCAGCCAGGGTAGTATGGGTTCTTCCCGTATCGTGGTGAGAGGAGAAAGCTCCATCGGTGGTTATAACCAACCTTTATTTATTGTAGATGGTATTCCATTGGATAATAGGCAGCTGGGTGTAGGTACAGGCCGTGACTTTGCAAACGCTATTGCCGATCTGAACTCAGATGATATTGAATCACTCAACGTACTGAAAGGACCGAACGCTGCTGCGTTGTACGGTTCCCGTGCTTCTGCAGGCGTACTCGTCATTAAAACCAAAACGGGTAAAGGTATCAAAGGTTATGGCGTAACGTTAAACAGCAGCGCTACTTTCGATAACCTGCTGGTACTACCTAAATATCAGAACAGCTATGGACAGGGTTCCGCTGGCCAGTTCTCCTATGTAGATGGTAAAGGAGGTGGAATCAATGATGGTGATGATGAAAGCTGGGGTCCGAAAATGGATGGCCGCCTGATCCCACAGTTCTTTTCCAATGGGGTGGCAGTGCCTTTCGTAGCGCATCCAGACAACGTGAAGGATTTCTATCAAACCGGTTATACCCTGAACAATGGTGTTTCAGTAAGCGGTAGCAACGAAAAAGTAGATTATCGTTTCTCTTTCAATAATACCAAACAGACTGGTATCATGCCCAACACGGGTATCACCCGCAATTCATTTGCAGTGAATACCACTTTCCACCTGACAGATAAGCTCACATTGAGTACTTATGCTAACTACGTAAAAGCCGGTGCAGACAACCTGCCTGGTATTGATGGAAAACGTGCGAACAGCGTGCCATTACAGTTCACCTGGTTTGGTCGCCAGGTAGATACCCGTTTGCTCAGGAACTATAAAAATGCAGATGGTACTGACTTCAACTGGAACCATAGCTACTATAGCAATCCATACTGGATCCAGTATGAAAATACAGTGGGTCAGGCGCGTAACCGTTTCTTTGGAAATGCCCGCCTGAGCTATGCTGTCACTGACTGGCTCTCTGCCAATTTCCGCATAGGTACCGATACGTATAACGATAAACGTAAGTACAAGATCGCTTACTATACAAATGGTACACCTTACGGTTCTTATACTGAAGACAGTTATGTGGTGACCGAAACCAACGGAGAATTCACCCTGAATGCAAATAAAAAGCTGAACAGCAACTTTACCATAGATGGTCTGGTAGGTGGTAACATCCGTACTAACCAATATGAGAATAACTATCAGCAGGCACCGAGACTGGCAGTGAAAGATGTATATACATTGAATAACTCCCGCGATGCGCTGATCTCAACAAATGTATTGACCCGCCTGAAAGTATACAGTGGTTTTGCTTCTGCAACATTGTCCTACAAAAACTGGGCATTCCTGAATGCGACCGCACGTAATGACTGGTCTTCTACACTGTCTAGCGGCAATAACTCTTACTTCTATCCATCTGTGAATGCCAGCGTGGTACTGACGGATGCGCTGCATATTCAAAGCAAGGTGCTGACAAACCTGAAAGTAAGAGGTGGCTGGGCAATGGTAGGTAAGGATACCGATCCTTATCAGCTGATCAATACTTATCCATTCAGCCAGCCATTCGGTAGTGCACCAATGCTGACTGTGAGTGATATCTACCTGGTAAAGAACCTGAAACCTGAAATTACACATGCTACAGAAATCGGTGTGGAAGCAGGTTTCCTGAAAGATCGTATCCATGCTGATGTGACTTATTATTCTTCTACCGGTTACAACCAGATCCTGCCGGCAGACGTAAGTGCGAGTACCGGTGAGCTGAAAAAGATCCTGAACACTGGTGAGATCAACAACCATGGTGTGGAAGTGATGCTGGGAGGTACACCAATCACCACTCCTTCCGGTTTCCGCTGGGATGTAAATATCAACTACGCAAAGAATATCTCTAAAGTAATAGCGCTCGACGAAGAAGGTTTCCTGAACAATTATGTGCTGGGTACTTCCGGCAACATGCAGGTACTGGCTACCAAAGGTCAGCGTTACGGCGCCCTGTATGGTAAAGCTTACCAGCGTAATGAAAAGGGCGAGATCGTTGTAGCCAATGGTGCACCGGTTGTAGCCGCCGACAAGAAAATACTAGGTTACTATACCCCAAAATGGACGGGTAGTATCAACAATAATTTCTCTTTCAAAGGCTTCTCTCTTGGATTCCTGATTGATACCCGCCAGGGTGGTCAGATCTGGTCCGGTACTAACTACACTGGTAATTATACAGGTGTACTGGCGCAGACTATGCCAGGCAGGGACGAGGAGCATGGTGGTATTCCTTATTACTATGCAGCCAGTGATCCGAAGACGGCAGTTCGCCTGGAAAACCACAATGCGGCTGCGCCAAATGGAGAAACCGTACATCATGATGGTCTCATCTTTGACGGCGTAACTGCTGACGGTAAAAAGAACGAAACCATCCTGGGTGCAGAAAGCTATTACAAAGCGGTATATAACAGTTCTCTCAATGAGAGCAGTGTGTACAGTGCCAGTTTTATCAAGCTGAGAGAGGTGAGAGTTGGTTATGCATTGCCGGCAACATTAACACACAGATGGGGTTTACAGGGTGTGAATCTGACCGTGACAGCACGTAACTTATTCTACATCGATAAAAAGGTGCCAAATATTGATCCGGAAACGGCTTTCAATACAGGTAACGGACAGGGGCTGGAAACCTTACAGATCCCAACTACGCGTAGCATAGGTGTGAACCTGAAAGTATCCTTCTAA